The sequence TTTCTCCACCTCGATAACATCTTGCTTCCATTGCTAAAGCTAAGTCATCGGCTCTACGAAAAGCATTTACAAAAAGCGGGACTAATAAAGGGATTAAACTCTTAGCTTTCTGTACTAAATTTCCACCCTCAAAATCAGCTCCTCTAGCTTTTTGAGCTTTCATTATCTTCTTAGCCTCTTCTAATAAGGTTGGAATAAATCGTAAAGCTATAGTCATCATCATTGCCAATTCATGAGCAGGAAGACCAATCTTTTTAAAAGGATTTAACATTCTTTCTAATCCATCGGTTAATTCCAGAGGTGATGTTGTTAGTGTTAATAAAGAAGTAAAAGTAATTAAGAAGATTAATCTTAAAGACATAAAAAGCCCCAATCGTAGCCCTTCTTCTTCAATGGATAAAA is a genomic window of Orenia marismortui DSM 5156 containing:
- a CDS encoding energy-coupling factor transporter transmembrane component T family protein, which codes for MLDDIMIGQYIEKDSLVHNLDPRVKILIILFFIFAIFLINSFYGYLVLAAFILMTVFLSKINLKYILKSIRPLLFIILFTLVIHIFMTKGGRILWQWKFLSIEEEGLRLGLFMSLRLIFLITFTSLLTLTTSPLELTDGLERMLNPFKKIGLPAHELAMMMTIALRFIPTLLEEAKKIMKAQKARGADFEGGNLVQKAKSLIPLLVPLFVNAFRRADDLALAMEARCYRGGENRSRMNVLFLTRKDYIVTFISIVYLLLIAILL